The following nucleotide sequence is from Actinomycetes bacterium.
ATGCTGCTCGGTGGGTGGGGCCACGGCGCGGACCGCGGCAAGCACGGCCGCGACCGCCTCGTCGAGCCGGCCCGTGAACAGGTGCCCGGCCCCAGGCACGACCTCGAAGCCGGCGTCGGGCAGGCCGGCCGCCAGCTCGCGCACCTCCTCCTTGGGCCGGTAGCGGTCGTGGTCGGCGAGGACGAACCGGACCGGCCGGCCCCAGGCGGCCAGGCGGTCCCAGTCCGCGTCGCCGAGGTACCAGAGCGGCGGGGCGACCGCGACCACGCCGGCCACCCGCTCGTCGGCGGGAGCGGCGCACAGGCTCATGTCGGCCCCGAACGACCAGCCACCGAGCACGACCCGTCCGCCGCAGCACCCGGCCACCAGGTCAGCCGCGGCCCGCACGTCGTGCTGCTCGCTCACGCCGTCGTCGTGCTCACCCCCACTCCGCCCGGCCCCGCGGAAGTTCCAGCGGAGAAACGCGTAGCCGGCCGCCTGGAGGGCGCGGCCCGCCCTCGGAACCAGGATCGTGCCCATGGTGCCGCCGTGCTTGGGGTGCGGGTGCGCGAAGGCGACCCCGGCCACCGGTTCCCCCTCGGGCAGCCGCAGCTCCCCCTCCAGGTCGATCCCGTCGGCGGTGCGCAGCCACACCCGCTCCCGCGTGCCCGGCGGCTCCTCCCGGCCCATCGCGCTCACCGGACGCCCGCCGGGGTGGCCGACGCCCCGCCCGCGCCCGACCCCGCCCCCAGCCCACGCGCCGTGGTCATCGGCGCTCGGGGCGGGTCGAGCGCTGCAGGTCGGCGAAGCGGCGCTCCCAGCACGACTTGTGCCAGTGGCGGCGCTGCTCGGGGCTGCCCTCGGGCCAGACCACCACGTGCAGCGTGCGCGGGAAGATCTCCTGGTCGCAGCCTGGGCAGCGGTAGAGTTTGGTGGCCCGGTAGGGCTGCACGACCCGCAGGTGCCAGCCGTCGGCCACCCACTCGAGGGCCAGGGGCGATCCCCGGAACCGCCACGGCGAGCCCTCCCCGTACGGCATCAGCCCGGCAGCCCCAGCAGGCGGGCGGCGTTGTCCCTGGCCACGCGGCGGAATGCCGACGGCGTGAGGCGCTGCTCCCACTCCTTCAGCACCGTGTCGGCGGCGAAGAACGGTGCATCCGATCCGAACAGCACCCGGTCGGCGAGGCGACCCTCAGCCTCGCGCACCACCTCGTCCGGGACGTAGCGCGGCCGCCAGCCCGACAGCTCCAGGTAGACGTTGGCCTTGTGCAGCGCGATGGCCACCGCTTCGAGATGCCACGGCCAGCCGAAGTGGGCCATGATCACCGGCAGCTCGGGGTAGCGGGCGGCCACCGCGTCCAGGTGGATGGGCCGGGCGTAGGCGAGCTCCACGCCCTGGCCGCCGGGCATGCCCGCGCCGATGCCGCTGGTGCCGGTGTGGAACAGGCAGGGGACGCCGTACCCGGCGGCCCGCTCGAACAGCTCGGACCAGCGCGCGTCGTCGGGCCGGAACGCCTGCATGGAGGGGTGGAACTTGTAGCCGGAGAGCCCGAGCTCCTCGCGGGCCCGGCGCATCTCGCGGAGCGCGCCGGCGCCCTTCCACGGGTCGATGCCGGCGAACCCCACGAAGCGGCCGGGGAACCTGGCCACGATCTCGGCCACGAGGTCGTTGGGCAGGCGCGGGCGCCGGGTGGCTGTCTCCGCGTCCCAGCCGAGCAGCACCCCGACGCAGTCGATCGCCTCGTAGACG
It contains:
- a CDS encoding CocE/NonD family hydrolase encodes the protein MGREEPPGTRERVWLRTADGIDLEGELRLPEGEPVAGVAFAHPHPKHGGTMGTILVPRAGRALQAAGYAFLRWNFRGAGRSGGEHDDGVSEQHDVRAAADLVAGCCGGRVVLGGWSFGADMSLCAAPADERVAGVVAVAPPLWYLGDADWDRLAAWGRPVRFVLADHDRYRPKEEVRELAAGLPDAGFEVVPGAGHLFTGRLDEAVAAVLAAVRAVAPPTEQHVPDPKGFL
- a CDS encoding amidohydrolase family protein — its product is MRAIDLHVHLPLPAWVEGSLGPYREPAERYFRSRVELQTAEELAAVYEAIDCVGVLLGWDAETATRRPRLPNDLVAEIVARFPGRFVGFAGIDPWKGAGALREMRRAREELGLSGYKFHPSMQAFRPDDARWSELFERAAGYGVPCLFHTGTSGIGAGMPGGQGVELAYARPIHLDAVAARYPELPVIMAHFGWPWHLEAVAIALHKANVYLELSGWRPRYVPDEVVREAEGRLADRVLFGSDAPFFAADTVLKEWEQRLTPSAFRRVARDNAARLLGLPG